One genomic window of Arachis stenosperma cultivar V10309 chromosome 10, arast.V10309.gnm1.PFL2, whole genome shotgun sequence includes the following:
- the LOC130957685 gene encoding uncharacterized protein LOC130957685, which yields MADAPPPTPTELLRMVTEVQEANQRMAAANQHMAKENQRMQQQIQQLINARLEHNDDRQERHGHDERQSEPTHISETPQDDNTNPRNEEPQPEDEDQEPDNSAGPFTAEIMNFQLPRQFTLPTTLVPYDSLGDPKQHIKKFRSIMIVNGASDPILCRCFPSFLDGPALDWFCSLPVDSISRFQELAKQFEDHFAASAIYLHDSDYLTTIKQGQQESLKDYITRFTKVAMKIPDLHPEVHLHAIKSGLRPGKFQEAIAVAKPKTLAEFREKAKGQIDIEELRQARKAEKSATTKDEDKPRETKRNFRPMPRYESYTQFNTKRDDIIKEILNSKLIKPPRKAGSYPEPKNIDKSKYCTFHKKYGHKTDECVIAKDLLERLARQGHLDKFISGHIQKRAVPTTEQPLVGQSSSAKDKEKAPAQPRGIIHCISGGYAGGGNTSSARKRTYRAMLALADTTHNPQQTQELPEVTFRSTDFICKDANLDDPVVISIQLGDLIVRNVLLDPGSSADVLFFTTFEKMKLSTNILQPSIGDLVGFSGERVPVMGSVWLQATLGEQPLSKTQDIQFLVVDCFSSYNLILGRPFLNKFAAIVSTVHLCVKFPVQDKVIATVHSDLQEARHCYNASLKPIKRTAA from the coding sequence ATGGCTGATGCACCTCCTCCCACTCCGACCGAGCTCCTCCGGATGGTGACGGAGGTCCAGGAGGCAAACCAACGTATGGCTGCAGCAAACCAGCATATGGCGAAGGAGAATCAGAGAATGCAACAGCAGATTCAGCAATTAATTAATGCTCGTCTTGAACACAATGATGATCGTCAGGAGCGACATGGACACGATGAACGCCAATCCGAGCCGACCCATATCTCGGAGACACCCCAGGACGACAATACCAACCCCCGAAACGAGGAACCTCAGCCAGAAGATGAGGATCAAGAACCTGACAACTCTGCCGGACCATTTACGGCGGAGATTATGAATTTTCAATTGCCCAGACAATTCACACTGCCGACAACTTTAGTCCCCTACGACAGTTTAGGGGACCCCAAACAGCACATAAAGAAATTCCGATCTATAATGATTGTTAACGGTGCATCCGATCCGATTTTATGTCGttgttttccttcttttttggaTGGCCCTGCACTTGACTGGTTTTGCTCTTTGCCTGTAGATTCCATCTCACGATTCCAGGAGCTGGCGAAGCAATTCGAAGATCATTTTGCAGCATCAGCTATATACTTACATGATTCTGATTATCTAACCACTATCAAGCAGGGCCAACAAGAAAGTCTGAAGGACTACATTACTCGTTTTACAAAGGTAGCTATGAAAATCCCTGATCTCCACCCAGAAGTCCATTTGCATGCCATCAAAAGCGGCCTCCGCCCCGGAAAGTTTCAGGAAGCCATTGCCGTAGCTAAACCCAAGACTCTAGCCGAGTTTAGGGAAAAAGCCAAAGGACAGATAGATATTGAGGAACTCCGTCAGGCCCGGAAGGCAGAGAAGTCAGCAACTACGAAGGACGAAGATAAACCCCGGGAGACCAAAAGGAATTTCCGACCAATGCCCCGTTACGAGTCATATACCCAGTTCAACACCAAGCGAGACGACATCATCAAAGAAATATTAAATTCCAAGCTAATTAAGCCACCTCGCAAAGCCGGTAGTTACCCTGAGCCGAAGAATATTGATAAGTCCAAGTATTGCacatttcataaaaaatatggTCACAAGACCGATGAGTGTGTAATCGCAAAGGATCTACTAGAACGCCTAGCAAGACAGGGCCACCTTGACAAATTTATCTCAGGTCACATTCAAAAAAGGGCGGTGCCGACCACCGAACAACCTCTCGTAGGGCAATCATCATCAgcaaaagacaaagaaaaggcCCCCGCTCAACCTAGGGGCATAATCCATTGTATCTCTGGAGGGTATGCTGGGGGCGGTAACACAAGCTCGGCAAGGAAGCGAACTTACAGAGCAATGTTAGCGCTCGCGGATACCACCCACAATCCACAACAAACACAAGAACTCCCAGAAGTGACTTTCCGATCAACCGACTTTATTTGCAAAGATGCAAACCTAGATGACCCTGTTGTCATCTCTATTCAGCTAGGCGATCTAATTGTTCGAAATGTCCTCCTAGACCCAGGAAGTAGTGCTGACGTTCTATTCTTTACTACATTTGAAAAAATGAAGCTGAGTACTAACATTTTGCAGCCATCTATTGGAGACCTTGTAGGTTTTTCAGGAGAACGAGTACCCGTTATGGGTTCCGTATGGCTGCAGGCCACACTAGGCGAACAACCGCTCTCTAAGACACAGGAtattcaattccttgttgttgaCTGTTTTAGCTCGTATAACCTCATTTTGGGTAGgccctttttaaataaatttgcTGCAATAGTATCTACCGTCCACCTTTGTGTCAAGTTTCCAGTGCAGGATAAGGTAATAGCCACGGTCCACAGCGATCTCCAAGAAGCTCGGCACTGTTATAACGCAAGCCTGAAGCCTATCAAAAGAACGGCTGCGTGA